Proteins encoded in a region of the Candidatus Zixiibacteriota bacterium genome:
- a CDS encoding AtpZ/AtpI family protein yields MENKDKFYSNLRQAGIYTVIPLILAVGPIIGYFIGNFLDKKLHTSPYLMILFIIFGFIASGKEVYNLVKRAMQEMDNENKGDN; encoded by the coding sequence ATGGAAAACAAAGATAAGTTTTATTCCAACCTGAGGCAGGCAGGGATTTACACGGTCATACCTTTGATCCTGGCAGTGGGCCCGATAATCGGTTATTTCATAGGTAATTTTCTGGACAAAAAGCTGCACACCTCTCCCTACCTGATGATACTTTTTATTATATTTGGATTCATTGCCTCGGGCAAGGAGGTCTATAATCTGGTTAAAAGAGCAATGCAGGAGATGGATAACGAAAATAAAGGGGATAACTGA
- the atpB gene encoding F0F1 ATP synthase subunit A: MIRILNILLLLVSTGAKEAGKKAAEQGAPELPNFITLLYERYGKTALVQFLHTWQNVVFSLIIILILGFVAYFSSRRKTLLPGKLQNFMEIAVESLDNFICGILGPRGRQFTPFLGTLFIYILCMNFLGLIPGMKSPSSSLNTTVALAICVFLYVQFTGIKNLGIIGYLDHLAGNPRDFVTWALVPINLPIHIIGELAKPMSLSLRLFGNITGEDILIAVFVSLGVMALSFLNLPVGLPLQVPFIFLALLTGTIQALVFTLLSTIYFLLMFPHEEEKH, encoded by the coding sequence ATGATCAGGATACTAAATATTCTCCTCCTCTTAGTCTCTACTGGAGCAAAGGAAGCTGGCAAAAAGGCAGCCGAACAAGGTGCCCCGGAGCTTCCCAATTTCATAACCTTACTTTATGAGAGATATGGCAAGACCGCACTAGTTCAGTTCTTACATACCTGGCAGAACGTAGTTTTCTCGCTGATAATCATTCTGATCCTGGGGTTTGTGGCCTATTTTTCTTCGAGACGAAAAACCCTGTTACCGGGGAAGTTACAGAACTTTATGGAGATAGCAGTTGAAAGCCTGGATAATTTCATCTGTGGGATTTTAGGGCCAAGAGGTAGACAGTTCACCCCGTTCCTGGGCACGCTTTTCATTTATATCTTATGTATGAACTTCCTGGGGTTGATACCGGGGATGAAATCCCCCTCCTCTTCTTTAAATACCACAGTTGCCCTGGCAATCTGCGTATTTTTGTATGTCCAGTTTACAGGAATTAAAAATTTAGGTATCATTGGTTATTTAGACCATTTAGCCGGTAATCCCAGAGATTTTGTGACCTGGGCTTTAGTCCCGATAAACCTGCCTATTCATATTATAGGAGAGCTGGCAAAACCGATGAGTCTCTCTTTGCGACTTTTTGGAAATATAACCGGAGAGGATATCCTGATAGCTGTCTTCGTGAGCCTGGGTGTAATGGCTTTAAGCTTTTTGAATCTCCCGGTGGGATTGCCTTTGCAGGTTCCTTTTATCTTTCTGGCTTTGCTTACCGGTACCATTCAGGCTTTAGTTTTTACCCTGCTTTCGACTATATATTTTTTACTTATGTTTCCGCATGAGGAAGAAAAGCATTAA
- the atpF gene encoding F0F1 ATP synthase subunit B produces MNLEIGQVVTQIIGFLIALFILKRFAWKPLLGILEERRTKIKSEFDKIEDERENVKGLTLEYEAKLKDIEGLARQKILESVKEGQQMANQVKENARKEALEILGRSKEEIQRELEKAKVQLKNDLVNLSLQAAEKIIQVRLDKEKDRKYISDFIQGLEKI; encoded by the coding sequence ATGAATTTAGAAATCGGGCAGGTTGTCACTCAGATAATAGGCTTTCTCATTGCGTTATTTATCCTTAAGAGATTTGCTTGGAAACCGCTTTTAGGAATTTTAGAGGAACGCCGGACTAAGATAAAATCGGAATTCGACAAGATCGAAGATGAGAGGGAAAATGTGAAGGGGCTCACCTTAGAATATGAAGCCAAGCTGAAAGATATCGAGGGCTTAGCCCGGCAGAAGATCCTGGAATCGGTCAAAGAAGGCCAGCAGATGGCAAACCAGGTCAAAGAGAATGCCCGTAAAGAAGCGCTGGAGATTTTAGGCCGTTCCAAGGAGGAAATCCAGAGGGAGCTGGAAAAAGCCAAAGTCCAGCTCAAAAACGATCTGGTGAATCTCAGCCTGCAAGCCGCAGAGAAAATCATCCAGGTGCGACTGGACAAGGAGAAGGACAGAAAATACATTTCCGATTTCATCCAGGGACTGGAGAAGATTTAG
- the atpA gene encoding F0F1 ATP synthase subunit alpha, which yields MPLRPEEVSQIIQKEIEKYKTKLEMESVGVVLQVGDGIARIWGLEDAMMSELIQFPNDVIGVILNLEEDNVGAAIFGSDQQIKEGDIVKRTGRIASVPVGEALIGRVVNALGQPLDGKGPVVTEKFRPIEGRAPNVVQRQPVKEPVQTGLKAIDSMIPIGRGQRELIIGDRQTGKTALALDTIINQKNSDIYCIYVAIGQKDSTIAQVVKIFEDYKAMEYTTVVASSAADPAPLQYIAPYAGCAMGEEFLYNKKHVVVIYDDLSKHAQAYRQLSLLLRRPPGREAYPGDIFYLHSRLLERAAKLRDDLGGGSLTALPIIETQAGDVTAYIPTNVISITDGQIYLESDLFYAGVRPAINVGISVSRVGGNAQTKAMKKVAGRLKLDLAQYRELAAFAQFGSELDEASRAQLNRGEKTVEILKQVQFEPMPLEKQVMIIYVATHGYLDDVKLELVKPFEVEFHKFMESQYPDVGHSISQTKNLDEATEKKLNEAIKKFKQEFLK from the coding sequence ATGCCTTTAAGGCCGGAAGAGGTCAGTCAGATAATTCAAAAAGAGATCGAAAAATACAAAACCAAGCTGGAGATGGAGAGTGTGGGTGTGGTCCTGCAGGTTGGGGACGGGATTGCCCGAATCTGGGGTCTGGAAGATGCGATGATGAGCGAGCTGATCCAGTTCCCGAATGATGTAATCGGGGTCATACTTAATTTAGAGGAGGACAACGTAGGAGCTGCCATTTTCGGCTCAGACCAGCAGATTAAGGAAGGGGATATAGTCAAAAGAACGGGCAGGATCGCCTCAGTCCCGGTGGGAGAAGCTTTAATCGGAAGAGTAGTTAATGCCCTGGGCCAGCCCCTGGATGGAAAAGGTCCTGTTGTTACTGAGAAATTCCGACCGATCGAAGGAAGAGCGCCCAACGTGGTGCAGAGACAACCGGTCAAGGAGCCGGTGCAAACGGGACTTAAGGCTATAGACTCAATGATACCGATCGGACGTGGTCAAAGAGAACTAATAATCGGTGACCGGCAGACCGGGAAAACTGCCCTGGCTTTAGACACTATAATCAATCAAAAAAACTCTGACATCTATTGTATTTATGTAGCTATCGGACAGAAGGATTCAACCATAGCTCAGGTGGTGAAGATCTTTGAGGATTATAAGGCAATGGAATATACCACGGTTGTTGCCTCATCAGCCGCAGACCCAGCTCCTTTGCAATATATCGCCCCTTATGCCGGCTGCGCCATGGGGGAGGAGTTTTTATATAATAAAAAACATGTGGTGGTGATATATGATGACCTTTCCAAACATGCTCAGGCGTATAGGCAGCTTTCCTTGCTTTTGAGAAGGCCTCCCGGACGTGAAGCCTATCCCGGCGACATCTTTTATTTGCACTCCAGGCTTTTGGAAAGGGCTGCTAAATTAAGGGATGACTTAGGAGGCGGTTCATTAACTGCTCTGCCGATAATCGAAACCCAAGCTGGTGACGTTACTGCTTATATCCCTACTAACGTGATCTCCATCACTGATGGTCAGATTTATCTGGAATCGGATCTTTTCTATGCCGGGGTCAGACCTGCTATCAACGTAGGAATCTCAGTCTCCAGAGTAGGTGGCAATGCCCAGACTAAAGCTATGAAAAAAGTGGCGGGGAGACTTAAGCTGGATTTAGCTCAATACCGGGAGTTGGCTGCTTTTGCCCAGTTTGGCTCAGAATTGGATGAGGCTTCCAGAGCCCAGTTGAATCGGGGTGAAAAAACGGTGGAGATCTTGAAGCAGGTTCAATTCGAGCCTATGCCTCTGGAAAAGCAGGTGATGATTATATACGTGGCAACTCACGGATATTTAGATGATGTTAAACTGGAACTGGTCAAACCCTTTGAGGTCGAATTCCATAAATTCATGGAATCTCAGTATCCGGATGTAGGACATTCAATTTCGCAGACTAAGAATCTGGACGAGGCAACTGAAAAGAAATTGAATGAGGCCATAAAGAAATTCAAACAGGAGTTTCTAAAGTAG
- the atpE gene encoding ATP synthase F0 subunit C: MTYQTALALALPFGLAIAAFGSAFGLGRAVSAAMEAMGRQPEAAGKIQVGMIIGCALLEALTIYALVTVFVLSGKIG, from the coding sequence ATGACTTATCAAACTGCGCTGGCTTTAGCTCTACCCTTCGGGTTAGCTATAGCCGCTTTCGGCTCAGCTTTCGGGCTGGGCAGAGCGGTTTCTGCGGCAATGGAGGCAATGGGAAGACAGCCCGAAGCCGCCGGCAAAATCCAGGTAGGAATGATCATCGGCTGTGCGCTCCTGGAGGCTCTGACCATTTATGCCCTGGTAACTGTTTTCGTATTATCCGGAAAGATTGGTTGA
- the atpG gene encoding ATP synthase F1 subunit gamma: MESLKILRRRIRSVSSTMQLTRAMELVSAAKLRKAQTRLVSSRPYASKMQVILENLSSASTTITHPLFEKREVKHKCLVIITSDRGLCGSYNVNVFRKAEEFLSQESKNKIKLVLIGKKGFYHYRRRPYEIRLKYIDLGGKLELTRTKEITANLVNLFLSREVDEIFLLYTKFLTVTSYRVALDKFLNIERPEEEEKGYIEYIFEPSAEMLFDNLLPRYCLTRVQIALSEAFASEQGSRMIAMGSATRNADEMIDQLTLLRNKARQAAITKEMVEIASGVEALK, from the coding sequence ATGGAATCATTAAAAATCTTAAGGCGAAGGATAAGATCTGTTAGCAGCACTATGCAGCTTACCAGGGCAATGGAGCTGGTCTCTGCTGCCAAGCTTAGGAAAGCTCAGACCAGGCTTGTATCCTCCAGACCTTATGCATCAAAAATGCAAGTTATCCTGGAGAACCTTTCCTCAGCTTCAACCACCATAACCCATCCTCTATTTGAGAAAAGAGAGGTCAAGCACAAGTGCCTGGTTATAATAACTTCGGATAGAGGACTTTGCGGTTCTTATAATGTGAATGTTTTTCGCAAGGCAGAGGAGTTCTTAAGTCAGGAGAGTAAGAACAAGATCAAGTTAGTACTCATAGGCAAAAAGGGATTCTACCATTACCGCAGAAGACCCTATGAGATAAGGTTGAAATATATAGATTTGGGAGGTAAGTTAGAGCTTACCAGAACAAAAGAGATAACCGCTAACCTGGTAAATCTTTTCTTATCCAGAGAGGTGGATGAGATCTTTTTGCTCTACACTAAATTTCTGACCGTCACCTCTTATCGGGTAGCTCTGGATAAGTTTCTGAATATCGAGAGGCCTGAGGAAGAAGAGAAAGGTTACATAGAATATATATTCGAGCCTTCAGCGGAGATGCTTTTTGATAACCTTTTACCCAGGTATTGCCTGACCCGTGTTCAGATAGCCTTATCTGAAGCATTTGCCTCGGAGCAGGGCTCCCGAATGATTGCAATGGGATCCGCTACCAGAAACGCCGATGAGATGATTGACCAACTGACTTTGCTCAGGAATAAAGCCCGGCAGGCTGCGATCACCAAGGAGATGGTGGAAATCGCCAGCGGAGTAGAGGCTTTAAAATGA
- the atpH gene encoding ATP synthase F1 subunit delta, translated as MIDQIVSKRYALALFNASESAGEGLTEQTQKELSFVSDLWEKNSELRAFFEAPQISGEDKEKMLQLTLRGKISELLYQFFLFILSKGRMEQICGINTDYDKLLKEKEGLVEAQVITASPLDEGLSVSLKEKMEKKTGKKVSLIFKLDPGIIGGIRVIVGNQIIDKSIRTELDKLRESLLSLKV; from the coding sequence ATGATTGACCAGATAGTCAGCAAAAGATATGCGCTCGCCCTTTTCAATGCGTCTGAATCTGCCGGAGAAGGACTAACTGAGCAGACTCAGAAAGAGTTGAGCTTTGTCTCAGACCTGTGGGAGAAAAACTCTGAACTCAGAGCCTTTTTTGAAGCACCTCAGATATCAGGGGAAGATAAAGAGAAAATGCTTCAGCTGACTCTTAGAGGTAAAATATCTGAGCTTCTATATCAATTTTTTCTTTTCATTTTAAGCAAAGGTCGGATGGAACAGATCTGTGGAATAAACACCGATTACGACAAACTTTTGAAAGAGAAGGAAGGCCTGGTCGAGGCTCAGGTAATCACCGCTTCACCTCTGGATGAAGGGTTATCTGTGTCTCTAAAAGAAAAAATGGAGAAAAAGACTGGTAAAAAAGTGAGCTTGATTTTCAAGCTCGACCCTGGGATAATCGGTGGCATAAGAGTAATTGTCGGTAATCAGATCATCGATAAGAGCATCAGAACCGAACTCGACAAATTGAGAGAAAGCCTTCTGAGTTTGAAAGTCTGA